A stretch of the Negativicoccus succinicivorans genome encodes the following:
- a CDS encoding ParB/RepB/Spo0J family partition protein, with protein MAKKGMKLGRGLDALLGGSASMAQNAVQEISLTEIVPNPQQPRQEFAENELNDLAASIKEYGIIQPLIVMKVEDGYQLVAGERRLRAAKIAKLRTVPVVIRDYDDAALAAVALIENLQREDLNPIEEAAAYYRLRDEFSLTQAQIATKVGRSRPYITNMMRLLQLPDFVRELLARRDLTVGQVRPLLAVEDPDAQVRWAQKIAAEGLSARRVEALLAENKTPSRKSPKQKKTKKSDANVEAYLHAESEELTLLLGTKVDITAQGSGSKTHGEIRIPYANWDELERLLALLK; from the coding sequence GTGGCTAAAAAAGGCATGAAACTGGGCCGTGGCCTGGATGCGCTACTGGGCGGTAGCGCATCGATGGCGCAAAACGCGGTGCAGGAAATTTCGCTCACGGAGATTGTGCCGAATCCGCAGCAGCCTCGGCAGGAGTTTGCCGAAAACGAACTGAACGACTTGGCCGCGTCGATTAAAGAGTACGGCATTATTCAGCCGCTCATTGTGATGAAAGTAGAAGACGGCTACCAACTGGTCGCGGGGGAACGGCGTTTGCGCGCCGCTAAAATTGCCAAACTCCGTACCGTGCCGGTAGTCATTCGTGATTACGACGATGCCGCGCTGGCCGCGGTCGCGTTAATCGAAAACCTGCAACGTGAAGATTTGAATCCGATTGAAGAAGCGGCGGCGTACTATCGTCTGCGCGATGAATTTTCTCTGACGCAGGCGCAGATTGCGACTAAGGTCGGCCGCAGCCGTCCATATATTACCAATATGATGAGGCTTCTCCAGTTGCCGGACTTTGTACGGGAACTGTTGGCGCGGCGAGATCTCACCGTCGGGCAAGTGCGGCCTTTACTTGCGGTAGAGGATCCAGATGCGCAAGTGCGCTGGGCGCAAAAGATCGCCGCGGAAGGTTTAAGCGCGCGCCGGGTAGAAGCGTTGCTTGCCGAAAACAAAACGCCGTCGCGGAAATCGCCGAAGCAGAAAAAAACAAAAAAATCGGATGCGAACGTCGAGGCTTATCTCCATGCGGAAAGTGAAGAGCTGACCCTACTGCTTGGAACGAAAGTGGACATTACCGCGCAAGGCAGCGGCAGCAAGACGCATGGTGAAATTCGCATTCCGTACGCGAACTGGGATGAACTGGAACGGCTTTTGGCGTTACTGAAATAA
- a CDS encoding ParA family protein: MGKIIAVMNQKGGVGKTTTAVNLAACLAEAGQAVLLVDMDAQGNATSGLGIDKDRIKSSGYEVLIEGASAKKACVKTAVEGLSVLPATIALAGAEVELVNMVSRETKLRDALDKLKKKFEYILIDCPPSLGLLTVNALVAAGSVLVPIQCEYYALEGVAQLLQTIRSVSGNWNPSLHLEGVVLTMFDGRTNLSLQVADEVKKHFGEKVYRTLIPRNVRLSEAPSYGEPIILYDGKSKGAEVYRELAQEVLRRG; the protein is encoded by the coding sequence GTGGGCAAAATTATTGCCGTTATGAATCAGAAAGGCGGCGTAGGTAAAACGACGACCGCTGTAAACCTGGCGGCCTGCCTGGCGGAAGCGGGTCAAGCCGTACTGTTGGTAGATATGGACGCGCAGGGAAATGCGACCAGCGGTCTGGGGATCGATAAGGACCGAATCAAAAGCTCCGGGTATGAAGTGCTGATCGAAGGTGCTTCTGCCAAAAAAGCATGCGTGAAGACCGCCGTGGAGGGCTTGTCCGTTTTGCCCGCGACGATCGCATTGGCCGGCGCGGAAGTCGAATTGGTCAATATGGTTTCACGTGAAACAAAATTGCGTGACGCCTTGGACAAACTGAAAAAGAAATTCGAGTATATCTTAATCGACTGCCCGCCTTCGCTGGGACTTTTGACGGTGAATGCGTTAGTCGCGGCGGGATCGGTACTGGTGCCCATTCAGTGCGAATACTACGCATTGGAAGGGGTAGCGCAGCTTTTGCAGACGATCCGTTCGGTTTCGGGCAACTGGAATCCGAGCTTGCATTTGGAAGGCGTTGTATTGACGATGTTTGACGGTCGCACCAATTTGTCTTTACAGGTGGCTGATGAAGTCAAAAAACATTTCGGTGAAAAAGTTTATCGCACGCTGATTCCGCGCAACGTGCGATTGAGCGAAGCGCCGAGCTACGGCGAGCCGATCATTCTTTATGACGGCAAATCCAAAGGCGCGGAAGTTTATCGCGAATTGGCGCAGGAGGTGCTGCGGCGTGGCTAA
- a CDS encoding DUF4446 family protein yields MAWLTETTGTIMLGVLIALLVIVLVYVLVLYTQMRQLRQKYNLFMRGEDGKTLERKLATEVRELRELGASISAMGAAQENLSRVQHAALQQVGFVQYNAFAANGQQDSFSLTMLDGRGNGVTVSAISGSEETRVYAKEIRVGRYLSRPSREEEESLARALEQGGGPEKGTA; encoded by the coding sequence ATGGCTTGGTTGACGGAGACGACGGGTACGATCATGCTCGGCGTATTAATTGCCCTGCTCGTTATAGTATTAGTTTATGTACTTGTTTTATATACGCAAATGCGTCAATTACGACAAAAATATAATCTTTTCATGCGCGGCGAAGACGGTAAGACTCTGGAACGTAAACTTGCGACCGAAGTGCGCGAATTGCGCGAACTGGGAGCATCCATCAGCGCCATGGGCGCGGCGCAGGAAAACCTTTCTCGTGTACAACATGCCGCACTGCAGCAAGTCGGTTTTGTTCAGTACAATGCCTTTGCCGCCAACGGGCAGCAGGACAGCTTTTCCCTGACCATGCTTGACGGCCGTGGTAACGGGGTCACGGTGTCCGCGATCAGCGGCTCGGAAGAAACGCGAGTATACGCGAAAGAGATTCGCGTCGGACGCTACTTATCCCGTCCCAGCAGAGAGGAAGAAGAAAGTTTAGCGCGTGCGCTTG
- a CDS encoding PPK2 family polyphosphate kinase, with translation MDVKQYLVHHKNKLDFKNIPTAPPKEADKQTVKEELFPEVLEELEVYQERLYAENKHGIIVVLQAMDAAGKDGLIKHVYTVLNPQGVRVATFKQPSSEELDRDYLWRVNRALPRRGEIGIFNRSHYEDVIVTRVHNLLKDQNFPGSDVEIDKEFWQERFRQINDWERYLHENGYFMLKFFLHVSKEEQAERLIDRIKRPEKNWKFSMADINERKYWNNYQHVYADMIQATSTKYAPWYILPADKKWYTRYLAAQATLQLLEQLDPQFPALSGAEKEHLEHWQKVLAKDKNMTLEDLFG, from the coding sequence ATGGACGTCAAACAATATCTCGTGCATCACAAAAACAAGTTGGATTTTAAAAATATTCCGACAGCCCCACCGAAAGAAGCGGATAAACAGACGGTAAAAGAAGAACTGTTTCCGGAAGTGTTGGAAGAACTGGAAGTTTACCAGGAACGACTTTATGCCGAAAATAAACATGGCATTATCGTCGTTTTGCAAGCGATGGATGCGGCGGGTAAAGACGGTCTCATCAAGCATGTCTACACCGTTCTCAATCCGCAAGGCGTACGTGTCGCCACCTTTAAACAGCCGTCAAGCGAGGAGTTGGATCGCGATTATCTCTGGCGCGTCAATCGGGCCTTACCGCGGCGCGGCGAAATCGGCATTTTCAACCGCTCCCATTATGAAGACGTCATCGTTACGCGCGTACATAATTTATTGAAAGATCAAAACTTTCCGGGCAGCGATGTTGAAATCGACAAGGAGTTTTGGCAGGAACGCTTTCGCCAAATTAATGATTGGGAACGTTACTTGCATGAAAACGGCTATTTTATGCTGAAGTTTTTCTTGCATGTTTCGAAAGAAGAGCAGGCGGAGCGGCTGATTGATCGAATCAAACGGCCGGAAAAAAATTGGAAATTTTCCATGGCCGATATCAATGAACGCAAGTATTGGAACAATTATCAGCATGTGTATGCGGATATGATTCAAGCTACGTCGACGAAGTACGCGCCCTGGTATATACTGCCGGCGGATAAGAAATGGTACACGCGTTACTTGGCGGCGCAGGCGACCTTGCAGCTGTTGGAACAATTGGATCCGCAGTTCCCGGCACTATCCGGAGCGGAAAAGGAACATTTGGAGCATTGGCAAAAAGTCCTGGCGAAAGACAAAAACATGACCTTGGAAGATTTGTTCGGATAA